DNA sequence from the Agromyces aureus genome:
CGAGGTGCTCGAGCTCGGCGGACTCGACGCGCCGACCTCGGTGCGGCTGCTGAACCGGTCGGCGGCCGAGCCGGTCGACCCGTTCCTCGCGACCCGCTTCGCGGAGGAGACCGGCGGCAACCCGCTCGCCCTCATCGACCTCGCCCGCGAGTTCACCGCGCAGCAGCTCACCGACTCGTCGCTCGCGCTCGGTCCGGTGCCGATCGGCCAGCGCCTCGAGTCCACCTACCTGCGTGCGGTCGACGCGCTGCCCGCCGGCTCGCGTCGGTGGCTCGGCATCGCGGCGGCCGAGTCCACGGGGCGCACCGCGCTCATCGACGTGGCTGCGCAGCGGCTCGGGGTGGCGACGGATGCCGCGGGCGCGGCCGAGCTCGCAGGGCTCGCGTCGGTGCGCGAACGCGTGCGGTTCCGGCATCCGCTCGTTCGCGCCGCGGTCTACAACGCGATGCCCGCCGGTGAGCGACGCGAGGTGCATGCGGTGCTGCGCGAGGTCGCCGACGAGCACGGGCGGCCCGACCTCGCGGTCTGGCATGCGGCGGCCGCGGCATCCGGTGTCGACGACGAGGTCGCCGATCGCATGGAGCGGGCAGCGGATGCCGCGGGCGGCCGCGGCGGCACCGCCTCGCGCGCCAGGCTGCTCGCCGGGGCCGCCGACCTCACGACGCCCGGCCCCCTGCGGGACGCCCGACTCATGGCGGCGGCCGAGGCCGCGGCGGCGGCCGGTGCGGCCAAGCTCGCACTCGAGCTGCTCGACCGCATCGAACGGGACCGCGAAGGCCCGGCCGACCTCGATCCCGTGACCGAGGGGCGACTGCTGTTGCTCCGGGCGATGCTCGCCCTCTTCGTCGCCGATCCCGACGGCGTTCGGGGCGGAACCGAGCGGTTGCTGCAGGCCGCCGGGCTGTTCCACGGTCGTGCGCCCGAGCTCGAACAGCGAGCCCTGCTCGCCGCGTTCAACGCGGAGCTCACCTCGGAGTCGGCCGCGCACCGGGTCGCTGCAGGTGCTCGGGCGACGGCTCGCCGCGGGCGCCGCCGTCGCCGACGGACGCACCTCGCTCACGCTCGGCGCGCTCGGCGCGCACGTCCTGCAGCCGTACGCAGAGGCGGTGCCGATCATGCGCGAGGCGGTCGCGATGCTCCAGGACTCGACCGACGCGCAACTGCTCGAGCTCGGCTCGGAGGGGGTCGCCCTGACGATGGCGCTGTGGGACGAGCGCACCTGCGTTGAGCTGCTCGAGCGCACGATGCGCGCCGCCACCGAGGCGGGCAACCTGCGCGTGCTCGACACCACCCTGTGGGTGCTCGGACTCGTCGAGCTCGCGCGCGGCGACCCCGCGGCATCCGGCCGATACGTGGAGCAGGTGCGCGAGCTGCGCCGGGCCATCGGCTACGACGCGGAGCAGGTCGTGAACGCCTCCTCCCTCGCGTGGTCCGGTGCGCCGTACGAGCAGGTCGAGCAGATCGCCGAGGCGACGCTCGAGACCGGGTTCGCCGGCGTGTGGACGGTCGCGATGACGGGCCTCGCGATCCGCGAGATCGCCGACGGACACTACCGCGACGCCTACGAGCGCCTCCGACCCCTGGTCGAGCTGGAGTTCCTGCAGGTGACGTACCAGCAGCTGCCCGACCTGGTCGAGGCCGCCGTGCGCAGCGGCAATCTCGCACCGGCGCGAGCGGCCGCCCACCGGCTCGCCGAGTTCGCGGCGGTGAGCGGCACGCCGTGGATCCGCGGGATCGCCGCACGGGCCGCCGCGCTGGTCTCCGAGCCCGAGCGGGCCGAGGCCGGGTACCTCGAGGCGATCGCGCAGCTCGGACTGGCGACGGCGACCGGGGAGCTCGGCCGCGCGCACCTGCTGTACGGCGAGTGGCTGCGGCGCATGAAGCGCCGCCGAGAGGCCCGCGACGAACTCCGCACCGCGTGCGAGATCTTCGAGCGGGTCTCGGCGCCGGCGTTCGCGGCACGCGCGCATCGCGAGCTCGAGGCGACCGGCGAGCGCGTCGTCGCCCACCAGCCGGGCGACGGCGGTGCCGAGCACCTCACCCCCCAGGAGGACGCCGTCGCACGCCTCGCCGCCGCGGGCCGCACCAACGCCGAGATCGGCGCCGAGCTGTTCATCAGCGCGAACACCGTCGACTACCACCTGCGCAAGGTGTTCCGGAAGCTCGGCATCACCTCGCGCCGCCAGCTCGCCGAGCGGCACCCGGCGAGCTGACGCGGTCGCGACTACGCACGCCACGTGGTTCGGTGCCGGGCCCACTCGCGCCAGCATGAGGCATCCGCGAATCGCAGCCGAGCGAATCGCCCCGCTCGAGGAGGCGCCCATGCCCTACGTCACCGCCGATGACGGCGCGCAGATCTTCTACAAGGACTGGGGCGGAGGCGGCACGCCCGTGCTGCTGAGCCACGGCTGGCCGCTGAACGCCGACGCGTGGGAGGCCGCGGCGCTCTTCCTCGCGGAGCACGGCCACCGCGCGATCGCCCACGACCGGCGCGGCCACGGCCGTTCGAGCCAGACGTGGAACGGCAACGAGATGGACACCTACGCCGACGACCTCGCCTGCCTGATCACGCACCTCGACCTCACCGAGCTCACGCTCGTGGGCCATTCCACCGGCGGCGGCGAGATCGCGCACTACGTCGGACGGCACGGATCGGCGCGCGTCGCGAAGCTCGTGCTCGTCTCGGCGGTGCCGCCGCTCATGCTCGCCACAGACGACAATCCGGGCGGGCTGCCGATCGCGGTCTTCGACGGCATCCGGGCGGGGGAGGCGTCCGATCGCTCGCAGCTGTACCGCGACCTCGCCGACGGGCCGTTCTTCGGCCACAACCGCAACACCGACATCTCGCAGGGCGTGCGTGACGCGTTCTGGCTGCAGAGCATGGCCTGCGGGCACCGGGCCGCGTACGAGTGCATCGCCGCGTTCTCGGCCACCGACTTCCGGCCCGACCTGGCGAAGATCGACGTGCCCACGCTCGTGATCCACGGCGACGACGACCAGATCGTGCCCTTCGAGGTCGGCGGCGCCCGCTCGGCCGAGCTCATCGACGACGCCACCCTGCTCGTCTACGAGCACGGCGCGCACGGCCTGCCCGACACCGAGCGCGAGCGGCTGCACGCCGACCTGCTCGCCTTCATCGACGCCTGAGGTTCAGCGACCCAGGGGAGCGGATGCCGCGGCGCCCGCCCTCGACATCCGCTCGCCACCGCCCCACCACCCTCGAAAGGACCGCACCATGACCGAAGAAACCACCCCCGACCCCACCGCCCCCGACACCATCGTGCTCGTGCACGGACTCTGGATGACGCCCCGGAGCTGGCGCGGCTGGAAGGAGCACTTCGAGGCCGAGGGCTTCACCGTGCTCACGCCCGCGTACCCCGGATTCGAGATCGAGGTCGAGGCGCTGCGCGAGCAGCCCGAGCTGATCGCGGACCTCACGGTACCCGCGACCGTCGACCACCTCGCCGCGCAGATCGAGGCGCTGCCGAAGCCGCCCATCATCATGGGGCACTCGTTCGGCGGCACGCTCACCCAGCTGCTGCTCGCGCGTGGACTCGGCGCATCGGGCGTCGTCGTGGACTCGGCGCCGACCGAGGGCGTGCGCATGACGCCGCTCTCGCAGGCGAAGTCGCTGTTCCCGGCGCTGAAGAACCCCGCGAACCTGCACCGGGCCGTCGCGTTCACGCCGGAGGAGTTCCACTACGCGTTCGCGAATACCCTCTCCCGCGAAGACTCCGACGCGGTGTGGTCGGAGTTCGCGATCCCCGCTCCCGGCAACTGGATCTGGGCGTACGGGCTCATCGCCAACTTCAAGCCGGGCCACCAGGAGACCTGGGTCGACTACACCAAGGACCGCGCGCCGCTGCTCTTCATCGGCGGCGAGAAGGACCACATCATGCCGCCGAGCGTGAACAAGTCGAACGCGAAGCACTACGCGAAGTCGCCGGCGGTCACCGAGTACGTCGAGTTCCCGGGCCGGTCGCACTGGATCTGCGCCGAACCCGGTTGGGAGGAGGTCGCCGACCACGCCCTCGAATGGGCGCTCGCGCACGCGCGCCCCGCCGTCGTCGCGAGTGCGTAGGTGCGGCACGATTCGCCGTCGGCGGCGCGATCGTCGCGACGTTCGCGGTGCAGCCCCCTGCCCTCCTGAACTGGGCATCGACGCGCCCATCGCCGTGCCATAGTGTCACGAGCATGAAGCTGACCCGGATCGGCGGCCCGACCGTGCTCGTCGAGCTCGACGGATGGCGGCTTCTCATCGATCCGACGTTCGACCCGGCCGGGCGGCACTACGCGTTCGGCTGGGGCACGGGGTCGACGAAGACCGCGGATCCCGCGATCGACGTCGACGACCTCGGCCCGATCGACGTCGCCCTCGTGAGCCACGACCACCATGCCGACAACCTCGACGACGCCGGTCGCGCGATGCTGCCGTCGGCCGGTGCCGTGGTGACGACCGCGAGCGGCGCCGGTCGGCTCGCGTCGGCGCAGTCGGCAGCCCCCGTGGCCGCTGAACGGCTGCACGGGCTCGTGCCCGGCGCCTCGGTGACGCTGGCCGGCCCGAGGCCCGGGCTGCCGACGCTCGTGATCTCGGCGACGCCGTGCCGGCACGGACCCCCGCTCACGCACGCGATCGTCGGCGACGTCGTCGGGTTCGCGGTTCGCCGACAGGGCGAGGAGCAGGTCGCCCTCTGGGTCACGGGAGACACCGTGCTCTTCGAACCCCTGCGCCGCACGGCGGAGGAGCTCTCGATCGACGTCATGCTCGCGAACGTCGGCGGCGTGCGCTTCGGGGTCACGGGTCCGCTGCGGTTCACGATGACCGGTCGTGACGCCGTCGAGCTCGTCGGCATCGCCGCGCCGCGGGTCGCGACGTTCGCGCACTACGACGGCTGGTCGCACTTCGTCGACGGCGAAGACGGGCTCCGCGACGCGATCGACGCGTCCGCGGCATCCGTGCATGATCGTGCCGTGTGGCTCGTCGACGGGCGTGCGGTCGAGGTGTGACGACGCGCCCGCGAAACCTGGCCGACTCACGCGGGTGTGAGAATCATCCGGTGCCCGAATCGCCTGAACTCGTGATCGCCCCCGGAGACCTCACCGACCCGCGCGTGCTGCGCCTGCTCGACGACCACCTCGCCGACATGCACGCGACCTCGCCGGCCGAGAGCGTGCACGCGCTCGACGTGTCGGGCCTCGCCGACCCGGCGGTCACGTTCTGGGCGATCGCCGAGGGCGACGTGGTGCTGGGTTGCGTTGCGCTGAAGCAGCTCGCGCCCGATCACGGCGAGCTGAAATCCATGCGAGCGGATGCCGCGGCGCGCGGTCGCGGCCTCGGTCGACGCCTGCTCGACCACGTGCTCGACGAGGCCCGCGGCCGGGGCTACGCCCGCATCAGCCTCGAGACGGGCACCGAGGACTTCTTCGCGCCGGCCCGCGCGCTCTACGAGAAGGCCGGATTCGCCCCGTGCCCGCCGTTCGGCTCGTACACGCTCGACCCCAACAGCGTCTTCTACACGCTCGAGCTCGCACCGCGCCCCTGAGCCCAGGGCGCCCCGCCGGGGCATCCGTCACGTGATTCCGTGCATGCCGCACTGCAGGCGGCTCGCGCGGACGCGAATGGTCGCCAGCCGCGCGGAATGGCGACCATTCGCGTCCGCGCCGGCGGAGGCGCGCACGCGCGAGTGGCGCGGCGTGCGGCGCCGCGCGGCGACGGCGCCGGCCCGTCAGCGGCGCGGCGGCGCGGTGCTCTGGCGCACGACGAGCTCGACATCGACGAGCGAGTTGGCGCGGCGCTCTCCGGCCTCGACCTCGTGCAGCAGGGCCTCGACCGAGCGGCGGCCGACCTCGCCGAAGTACTGGTGCACGGTCGTGAGCGGGGGCCAGAAGCTGCTCGACTCCGACATGTCGTCGAAGCCGACGACGCTCACGTCGCCCGGCACGGCGCGCCCGGTCTCGTGCATGGCGCGCAGCACGCCGAGCGCCATCTGGTCGTTCGCGGCGAACACGGCGGTCACGGCGGGGTTCGCGGCGAGCTCGAGGCCGAGCTCGTAGCCGGCCTCGGTCGACCAGTCGCCCTCGAGCACCGGGGGAGCGGATGCCCCGTGCTCGGCGAGGGTCGCGGCCCAGGCGTCGCGGCGGCGCGTGGCCGAGTAGGAGCGGTCGGGCCCGGCGACGTGCCAGACGGTCTCGTGTCCGAGGTCGAGCAGGTGCTGCACGGCGAGGCGGGCTCCGTGCGCCTGGTCGGTGTCGACGCCGGGGAAGCGTTCGTCGCCCGAGGCGTCGATGATCACGGCGGGCAGTCCGTCGGGCAGTTCGACCTCGGACTCGTCGAAGAGGTGCGCCTCGAGCACGAGGATGACGCCGTCGACCGCGGCATCCGCGAGGCGGTCGAAGGCGACCGAGAGCTCGCCCTTGGTCGGGTGCGGCACGGGAATGAGCGTGAGCGAGTAGCCGGCGGCGCTCGCGGCGGTGGTGATGGCGTCGAGGGTGCGCATGTTGCCGAAGCTCGAGAGGGTGAACATGATCACGCCGATACTGCGGAACCGACCGGTTCGCAGGGCCCGTGCAGCGCTGTTCGGGCGGTAGCCGAGCTTGGACATGGCCGCGAGGACGCGGTCGCGGGTCGCGGCGTCGACGTTGTCGCGGCCGTTCGACACCCGCGACACGGTCTGGCCCGAGACGTTGGCCTCGCGCGCGACATCGGCCATGGACGGCGCTCGGCGGCGTCCGCTGCCGGAGCCGCTGCCGAAGCCGCTGCCGGCGGCGCCCATCGGGTCGGTCGTCGTCATCTCCGGCTCCCTTCAGCGCGCCCTCGTGAAGAGTGGCGCATGTTCACGTCAACATGCTACGGTGTCCTCGCGAGATGTTGACGTCAACATCTCTTCGATTGGAAAGATCCGATGACAACGACGTCCCCAGAACTGGTTCCACACCCCGGCCCGGCCGCGACATCCGCCCCCCGCCGACGCGATGCGGGTCGCCGTGGCACGCGCGGCCGCACCCGCAGCGAATGGAAGGGCCTCGCCTTCGTCGCCCCGTTCCTCGTGGTGTTCCTGCTGGTCTTCATCGCACCGGTCGTCTACTCGATCTACCTCAGCCTCTACCGCGAGCAGCTCGTGGGCGGCAACGCGTTCGTCGGCTTCGAGAACTACCTCCAGCTCTTCGGCGACTCGCAGTTCTGGGAGGGCTTCGGCCGGGTCACGCTGTTCCTGCTCGTGCAGGTGCCCGTCATGCTCGGGCTCGCACTCGTCGCGGCGCTCGCGATCGACAGCGCACGGCTGCACGCGACGGGCTTCTTCCGCATCGCGATCTTCCTGCCGTACGCGGTGCCGGCCGTGGTCGCGGTGCTCATGTGGGGCTTCATCTACGGCGACAACTTCGGCCTCGCGGCGAACATCAACGACTGGCTCGGCTCGACGATCATCACGCCGTTCGCCCGCGAGTGGATCCTCGTCTCGATCGGCAACATTGTGACCTGGGAGTTCGTCGGCTACAACATGCTGATCTTCTACTCGGCGCTCAAGGTCATCCCGACCGACCTCTACGAGGCCGCCGAGCTCGACGGTGCCGGCCCGATGCGCGTCGTCACCGGCATCAAGCTCCCGGCGCTGCGCGGCGCGATCGTGATCGCCACGATCTTCTCGATCATCGGCAGCTTCCAGCTGTTCAACGAGCCGAACATCCTGCGCACGCTCGCCCCGAACATCATCACCACGTACTTCACGCCGAACATGTACGCCTACAACCTCTCGTTCGCCGGTCAGCAGTACAACGCGTCGGCCACCGTCGCGATCGTCATGGGCGTGTTCACCGCCGTGATCGCCTACGTCGTGCAGCTGCGCGGCTCGCGGAAGGAAGAGCGATGAGCACCCTCACCGAGGTCATGACCACGACGGATGCCGCGGGCGGCCGTGGTGCGCCAGGCGCCCGTTCCCGTCGGCGCGGGTCCTACCGCCCGAAGTACTCCTCGCCGCTGCGCCCCCGCAAGTCCGTCGCCTTCACGCTGCTCATGGGCATCTTCGTGATCTACAGCCTCGTGCCGCTCGTGTGGCTCGTGATCAACGCGACGAAGACGCAGGCCGGGCTGTTCTCGAGCTTCGGGCTCTGGTTCGACGACGAGTTCGTGCTGTTCCAGAACATCTGGGAGACGCTGACCTACAAGGACGGCATCTTCCTGCGGTGGTTCGGCAACACGCTGCTCTACGTGATCGTCGGCGCGGGCGGCGCGACGCTGCTGGCGACCCTCGCCGGCTACGGCCTCGCGAAGTTCCGGTTCACGGGCCGCAAGGCGGTCTTCGCCGTCGTGCTCGGCGCGATCGCGGTGCCCGGAACGGCGCTCGCGGTGCCGACGTTCCTCATGTTCAGCCAGCTGGGCCTCACGAACACGCCGTGGGCGATCATCATCCCGTCGCTGATCAGCCCGTTCGGGCTGTACCTGATCTGGGTCTACGCGGTCGACTCGGTGCCGACCGAGCTGCTCGAGGCCGCCCGCATGGACGGCGCGGGCGAGTTCCGCACGTTCTTCACCATCTCGATCCGCCTGCTGGCGCCGGGCATCGTCACGGTGCTGCTGTTCACGGTCGTCGCGACCTGGAACAACTACTTCCTGCCGCTGATCATGCTGAGCGACCCCTCGTGGTACCCGCTCACGGTCGGCCTCAACCAGTGGAGTGCGCAGGCGACCGGCGTCGCCGCGCAGCCCATCTACAACCTGGTGATCACGGGCTCGCTCCTGACCATCGTCCCCATCGTCGTCGCGTTCCTCGGCCTGCAGCGGTTCTGGCAGTCGGGACTCAGCGCCGGAAGCGTCAAGCAGTGACCGAGCGGCACTGCACGACCTGCACGACCGCACCATCCGCTCACCGGAGCGTCCTGCCCCGGAACCGCATGGCACACCACGCATCACCAAGACACACCACACGACAGAACACAACGAAGTGAAGGGAACCACCATGAGCATCGCTCGCTCCGCCCTCCGGCGGACCCTCTCGGTCGTCGCAGCCGCGGCCCTCGTCGGCACGCTCGCCGCCTGCTCCTCGGGCACCGGCGGCGGCGGCTCCGACGCCGGCGGCTCGGCCTCCGACCTCGACGCCGCGCTCGAGAAGGGCGGCAAGCTCACGTACTGGAGCTGGACCCCCAGCGCCGAGGCGCAGGTCGCCGCGTTCGAGGAGGCGTACCCGAACGTCGACGTCGAACTCGTCAACGCGGGCACGAACACCGAGGAGTACACGAAGCTCCAGAACGCGATCAAGGCCGGTTCGGGCGCTCCCGACGTCGTGCAGATCGAGTACTACGCGATGCCGCAGTTCGCGCTCTCCGACTCGCTGCTCGACCTCGGCCAGTACGGCCTCGGCGACCTCGAGGACCAGTTCAGCGCCTCGACGTGGGGCGCCGTGAACGTCGGCGACCAGCTCGTCGGCCTGCCGCAGGACTCGGGCCCCATGGCCCTCTTCTACAACAAGGCCGTGTTCGACCAGTTCGGCATCGCCGTGCCGACCACGTGGGACGAGTACGTGCAGGCCGCCAAGGACCTCCACGCCGCCGACCCGACGAAGTACATCACCGCCGACACCGGCGACTCTGGCTTCGCGACGAGCATGATCTGGCAGGCCGGCGGCCGTCCGTTCGAGGCCGACGGCACGAACGTGACCATCGACCTCGCCGACGAAGGCACGCAGAAGTGGACCGGCGTCTGGAACCAGCTCGTCGAGGGCGGACTGCTCTCGAGCACCCCCGGCTGGAGCGACGAGTGGTACAAGGGCC
Encoded proteins:
- a CDS encoding LacI family DNA-binding transcriptional regulator encodes the protein MTTTDPMGAAGSGFGSGSGSGRRRAPSMADVAREANVSGQTVSRVSNGRDNVDAATRDRVLAAMSKLGYRPNSAARALRTGRFRSIGVIMFTLSSFGNMRTLDAITTAASAAGYSLTLIPVPHPTKGELSVAFDRLADAAVDGVILVLEAHLFDESEVELPDGLPAVIIDASGDERFPGVDTDQAHGARLAVQHLLDLGHETVWHVAGPDRSYSATRRRDAWAATLAEHGASAPPVLEGDWSTEAGYELGLELAANPAVTAVFAANDQMALGVLRAMHETGRAVPGDVSVVGFDDMSESSSFWPPLTTVHQYFGEVGRRSVEALLHEVEAGERRANSLVDVELVVRQSTAPPRR
- a CDS encoding carbohydrate ABC transporter permease — translated: MTTTSPELVPHPGPAATSAPRRRDAGRRGTRGRTRSEWKGLAFVAPFLVVFLLVFIAPVVYSIYLSLYREQLVGGNAFVGFENYLQLFGDSQFWEGFGRVTLFLLVQVPVMLGLALVAALAIDSARLHATGFFRIAIFLPYAVPAVVAVLMWGFIYGDNFGLAANINDWLGSTIITPFAREWILVSIGNIVTWEFVGYNMLIFYSALKVIPTDLYEAAELDGAGPMRVVTGIKLPALRGAIVIATIFSIIGSFQLFNEPNILRTLAPNIITTYFTPNMYAYNLSFAGQQYNASATVAIVMGVFTAVIAYVVQLRGSRKEER
- a CDS encoding alpha/beta fold hydrolase, producing MPYVTADDGAQIFYKDWGGGGTPVLLSHGWPLNADAWEAAALFLAEHGHRAIAHDRRGHGRSSQTWNGNEMDTYADDLACLITHLDLTELTLVGHSTGGGEIAHYVGRHGSARVAKLVLVSAVPPLMLATDDNPGGLPIAVFDGIRAGEASDRSQLYRDLADGPFFGHNRNTDISQGVRDAFWLQSMACGHRAAYECIAAFSATDFRPDLAKIDVPTLVIHGDDDQIVPFEVGGARSAELIDDATLLVYEHGAHGLPDTERERLHADLLAFIDA
- a CDS encoding helix-turn-helix transcriptional regulator, encoding MLQDSTDAQLLELGSEGVALTMALWDERTCVELLERTMRAATEAGNLRVLDTTLWVLGLVELARGDPAASGRYVEQVRELRRAIGYDAEQVVNASSLAWSGAPYEQVEQIAEATLETGFAGVWTVAMTGLAIREIADGHYRDAYERLRPLVELEFLQVTYQQLPDLVEAAVRSGNLAPARAAAHRLAEFAAVSGTPWIRGIAARAAALVSEPERAEAGYLEAIAQLGLATATGELGRAHLLYGEWLRRMKRRREARDELRTACEIFERVSAPAFAARAHRELEATGERVVAHQPGDGGAEHLTPQEDAVARLAAAGRTNAEIGAELFISANTVDYHLRKVFRKLGITSRRQLAERHPAS
- a CDS encoding carbohydrate ABC transporter permease, producing the protein MSTLTEVMTTTDAAGGRGAPGARSRRRGSYRPKYSSPLRPRKSVAFTLLMGIFVIYSLVPLVWLVINATKTQAGLFSSFGLWFDDEFVLFQNIWETLTYKDGIFLRWFGNTLLYVIVGAGGATLLATLAGYGLAKFRFTGRKAVFAVVLGAIAVPGTALAVPTFLMFSQLGLTNTPWAIIIPSLISPFGLYLIWVYAVDSVPTELLEAARMDGAGEFRTFFTISIRLLAPGIVTVLLFTVVATWNNYFLPLIMLSDPSWYPLTVGLNQWSAQATGVAAQPIYNLVITGSLLTIVPIVVAFLGLQRFWQSGLSAGSVKQ
- a CDS encoding AAA family ATPase — protein: MVSIDTPSPALLGRAGERERLAELVGSARNGRGSALLIRGEPGIGKTSLLDEATRDLAGVGIVRADGFEAEQAMPYATLQRLGAPFTELLDALPARQASALRIAAGVDDGPPPDRYLVGLGMLSLLAAAAERHPLVCVVDDAHLVDAESLEVLAFVGRRLAAESVALVLCARPEAHVDVAVAGLEVLELGGLDAPTSVRLLNRSAAEPVDPFLATRFAEETGGNPLALIDLAREFTAQQLTDSSLALGPVPIGQRLESTYLRAVDALPAGSRRWLGIAAAESTGRTALIDVAAQRLGVATDAAGAAELAGLASVRERVRFRHPLVRAAVYNAMPAGERREVHAVLREVADEHGRPDLAVWHAAAAASGVDDEVADRMERAADAAGGRGGTASRARLLAGAADLTTPGPLRDARLMAAAEAAAAAGAAKLALELLDRIERDREGPADLDPVTEGRLLLLRAMLALFVADPDGVRGGTERLLQAAGLFHGRAPELEQRALLAAFNAELTSESAAHRVAAGARATARRGRRRRRRTHLAHARRARRARPAAVRRGGADHARGGRDAPGLDRRATARARLGGGRPDDGAVGRAHLR
- a CDS encoding ABC transporter substrate-binding protein, whose product is MSIARSALRRTLSVVAAAALVGTLAACSSGTGGGGSDAGGSASDLDAALEKGGKLTYWSWTPSAEAQVAAFEEAYPNVDVELVNAGTNTEEYTKLQNAIKAGSGAPDVVQIEYYAMPQFALSDSLLDLGQYGLGDLEDQFSASTWGAVNVGDQLVGLPQDSGPMALFYNKAVFDQFGIAVPTTWDEYVQAAKDLHAADPTKYITADTGDSGFATSMIWQAGGRPFEADGTNVTIDLADEGTQKWTGVWNQLVEGGLLSSTPGWSDEWYKGLGDGSIATLVIGAWMPGVLESSVPDAAGDWRVAPMPTYDGTPVAAENGGGGQSVTKQSENPALAAAFLRWLNSDPASIEVFLSSGGFPATTADLEDPDFVNLESEYFGGQKINEVLTQASKDVSSGWSYLPYQVYANSIFGDTVGQAYANGTDLNDGLATWQDQLVEYGNGQGFTVNK
- a CDS encoding MBL fold metallo-hydrolase, producing MKLTRIGGPTVLVELDGWRLLIDPTFDPAGRHYAFGWGTGSTKTADPAIDVDDLGPIDVALVSHDHHADNLDDAGRAMLPSAGAVVTTASGAGRLASAQSAAPVAAERLHGLVPGASVTLAGPRPGLPTLVISATPCRHGPPLTHAIVGDVVGFAVRRQGEEQVALWVTGDTVLFEPLRRTAEELSIDVMLANVGGVRFGVTGPLRFTMTGRDAVELVGIAAPRVATFAHYDGWSHFVDGEDGLRDAIDASAASVHDRAVWLVDGRAVEV
- a CDS encoding alpha/beta hydrolase, producing MTEETTPDPTAPDTIVLVHGLWMTPRSWRGWKEHFEAEGFTVLTPAYPGFEIEVEALREQPELIADLTVPATVDHLAAQIEALPKPPIIMGHSFGGTLTQLLLARGLGASGVVVDSAPTEGVRMTPLSQAKSLFPALKNPANLHRAVAFTPEEFHYAFANTLSREDSDAVWSEFAIPAPGNWIWAYGLIANFKPGHQETWVDYTKDRAPLLFIGGEKDHIMPPSVNKSNAKHYAKSPAVTEYVEFPGRSHWICAEPGWEEVADHALEWALAHARPAVVASA
- a CDS encoding GNAT family N-acetyltransferase — its product is MPESPELVIAPGDLTDPRVLRLLDDHLADMHATSPAESVHALDVSGLADPAVTFWAIAEGDVVLGCVALKQLAPDHGELKSMRADAAARGRGLGRRLLDHVLDEARGRGYARISLETGTEDFFAPARALYEKAGFAPCPPFGSYTLDPNSVFYTLELAPRP